The proteins below come from a single Eucalyptus grandis isolate ANBG69807.140 chromosome 3, ASM1654582v1, whole genome shotgun sequence genomic window:
- the LOC104437481 gene encoding psbQ-like protein 3, chloroplastic, translating to MEAIQPSLSQPKFQPILSPLPLQHPTALPRPLVSVTRRLALTSSLSSLVFFSSCTILRPEPAKAFEFGFVKPGQTVEDAVGAVRGHARSLLAVKPLLESGSWEDAQREMRESSALLKQDVYTIIQSRPGSERPRLRKLYAELFNGVSKLDYAARDRDGPRVRRCYEKISAALKEILSLI from the coding sequence ATGGAAGCAATCCAGCCCTCGCTCTCTCAACCCAAATTCCAACCCATCCTCTCTCCGCTTCCCCTCCAACACCCCACGGCCCTCCCGCGCCCACTCGTCTCCGTCACCAGAAGACTCGCCCTGACGTCCTCGCTCTCTTCCCTGGTCTTCTTTTCCTCATGTACAATCCTTCGACCCGAGCCCGCGAAGGCCTTTGAATTCGGGTTCGTCAAGCCTGGCCAGACCGTCGAGGACGCCGTGGGCGCGGTCCGGGGCCATGCGCGGTCGCTCCTGGCGGTGAAGCCCCTGCTGGAGTCGGGGTCGTGGGAGGATGCGCAGAGGGAGATGCGCGAGAGCTCGGCCCTCCTGAAGCAGGACGTCTACACGATCATCCAGAGCAGGCCCGGGAGCGAGAGGCCGAGACTGAGGAAGCTGTACGCGGAACTCTTCAATGGCGTCTCGAAGCTGGACTATGCTGCGAGGGATCGGGACGGGCCGCGAGTGCGGCGGTGCTACGAGAAGATCAGCGCCGCTCTTAAGGAGATTCTGAGTTTGATATGA
- the LOC104439737 gene encoding cytosolic sulfotransferase 12, whose protein sequence is MHLGFTQIRELPSSIGGLESLAALHLWGSKIVEVPTPIGNLKKLECLVLLEINIREQPKDMGMLENFKVLESDGCRNITWMGESPKANKWNLSINITWPPQLWSLNMPWDDPRSLTWLPSNLCHLVPHAVASDLSSQEELLKEQIALECQGAEKREVAISSSLPREQGWLTQHLYNYQGFWYDNHFLGGVIWAQQHFEARPTDTLLATFPKTGLTWIKALSFAIANRHNQDLPRHTLLTKNPHECVPFIEFFAYEKDPISALHALPSPRLLSTHIPYASLPRSVATSGCRIVCIVRDPKDVFVSMWSFISKVKYTDSDRPPVSLEEAFGLFSRGVSLSGPYWDHVLGYWKASLEYPNKVLILKFEDLKRETEPNVKRLANFLGCPFTPEEIDGGGLQEIIKLCSIESLKQMEVNKSGVFRMGTQSSGTVENSGFFRRGEVGDWKNHLSRQMIERLDRITEQKFEGYDLKF, encoded by the exons ATGCACTTGGGATTCACTCAGATAAGGGAGCTACCAAGCTCTATTGGAGGACTTGAATCATTGGCTGCATTACATTTGTGGGGTTCAAAGATTGTAGAAGTGCCTACTCCTATTGGAAATCTTAAAAAGCTGGAGTGCTTGGTTCTGCTAGAGATCAATATAAGAGAGCAACCAAAGGACATGGGGATGTTGGAGAATTTCAAAGTGTTAGAATCCGATGGTTGTAGAAATATCACATGGATGGGGGAGTCACCAAAAGCCAACAAGTGGAATCTAAGTATAAATATCACATGGCCTCCTCAGCTTTGGTCCCTTAACATGCCTTGGGATGATCCTCGATCTCTTACATGGCTTCCTTCCAATCTGTGTCATTTG GTGCCACACGCTGTTGCTTCTGATCTCTCCAGTCAAGAAGAGCTTCTTAAGGAACAAATTGCCCTAGAATGTCAAGGAGCAGAAAAAAGAGAGGTAGCCATCTCATCATCTTTACCCAGAGAACAAGGGTGGTTGACTCAGCATTTGTACAACTATCAAGGCTTCTGGTATGACAATCACTTCCTCGGAGGAGTCATCTGGGCCCAGCAACATTTCGAGGCCCGGCCCACCGACACCCTCTTGGCCACCTTCCCTAAGACCGGCTTGACATGGATCAAGGCTCTGTCATTTGCTATTGCCAATAGGCACAACCAAGACCTCCCCAGGCACACTTTGCTCACCAAGAACCCTCATGAATGTGTGCCCTTCATTGAATTCTTCGCCTATGAGAAGGACCCCATCTCAGCCCTCCACGCTCTTCCCTCGCCTAGGCTTCTCTCCACTCACATCCCTTATGCCTCGCTGCCAAGATCGGTTGCGACCTCAGGGTGCCGGATCGTGTGCATCGTCCGAGACCCAAAGGATGTGTTCGTGTCAATGTGGAGCTTCATTAGCAAAGTGAAATATACCGATAGTGATAGGCCGCCTGTTTCTCTGGAGGAAGCATTTGGGCTATTCAGTAGAGGGGTGTCTCTTTCAGGGCCATACTGGGACCATGTGCTAGGCTATTGGAAAGCAAGCTTGGAGTATCCAAACAAGGTCTTAATTTTGAAGTTTGAGGACTTGAAGAGGGAGACAGAGCCCAATGTGAAGAGGCTAGCAAATTTCTTGGGCTGTCCATTTACTCCTGAAGAGATTGATGGTGGTGGATTGCAGGAAATCATAAAGCTCTGCAGCATAGAGAGTTTAAAGCAAATGGAAGTGAACAAATCTGGGGTCTTTCGTATGGGAACTCAATCAAGCGGGACGGTCGAGAATAGCGGGTTTTTTCGGCGAGGGGAGGTGGGCGATTGGAAGAACCATCTCTCACGACAGATGATCGAGCGGCTCGATCGGATAACCGAGCAAAAGTTTGAGGGTTATGATTTGAAGTTCTAA